In a genomic window of Streptomyces pristinaespiralis:
- a CDS encoding amidohydrolase, with the protein MRTSLVLLSARLLDPVSGSFLSGTALAASGGRITAIGDDREIRALADPSTTVIDLKGAVLTPGLVDGHLHPVSGAELTHGLDLSGCADLEAVRRALAHEAASLAPGAWLHGWGLDPNVFADRPVSTAPFDAVLEGVPALLLLFDAHSMLASRRALELAGVDGPRTFDQASAEVVCDEAGRPTGLLLEDAACELVERAAPQPTRAERRARLAAALRAMAATGLTGGHAMDANGDSLELYADLDAAGELPLRLRVAPWCQPGIDADGLQALIEQQGTGGTLWRTEGVKLFMDGTIDNGTAWLERPDCHGESTHAFWPDPAEYTRVIGRLHRAGVPTATHAIGDAAVRHALDSVEKAQAEGGREVRHRIEHIETVPDDTLRRFAALGVAASMQPTHCCDFTRADHTDNWSRRLGEERASRAWRCRDLWDSGATVVLGSDWPIAPYPPLGVMAGARHRRPGRDLTQPPHGPQQALTPLEALQGMTVNAAWAAGATREAGRLAVGHRADLTAFAADPLTTAATDLPDVPVLLTVLDGRPTHRDPSV; encoded by the coding sequence GTGCGCACCTCGCTCGTCCTCCTCTCGGCCCGTCTCCTCGACCCGGTCTCCGGCTCGTTCCTGTCCGGGACCGCTCTCGCCGCGTCCGGAGGCCGGATAACCGCCATCGGCGACGACCGGGAGATCCGCGCGCTCGCCGACCCCTCGACGACGGTGATCGACCTGAAGGGCGCCGTACTGACCCCCGGCCTCGTCGACGGGCACCTGCACCCCGTCTCCGGCGCCGAACTCACCCACGGCCTCGACCTGTCGGGCTGCGCCGACCTCGAGGCCGTGCGCCGGGCGCTGGCCCACGAGGCGGCGAGCCTCGCGCCCGGGGCGTGGCTGCACGGCTGGGGCCTCGACCCCAACGTCTTCGCCGACCGGCCCGTCTCGACCGCTCCTTTCGACGCCGTACTCGAAGGCGTTCCCGCCCTCCTCCTCCTCTTCGACGCCCACTCCATGCTCGCCAGCCGGCGGGCGCTCGAGCTCGCCGGCGTCGACGGACCGCGCACCTTCGACCAGGCCTCGGCCGAGGTCGTCTGCGACGAGGCGGGCCGGCCCACCGGTCTCCTGCTGGAGGACGCCGCCTGCGAACTCGTCGAGCGCGCCGCCCCGCAGCCCACCCGGGCGGAACGCCGGGCCCGGCTCGCCGCCGCCCTGCGGGCCATGGCCGCCACCGGGCTCACCGGCGGCCACGCCATGGACGCGAACGGCGACAGCCTGGAGCTCTACGCCGACCTCGACGCCGCCGGAGAACTCCCGCTGCGGCTACGGGTCGCGCCCTGGTGCCAGCCCGGCATCGACGCCGACGGGCTGCAGGCGCTCATCGAACAGCAGGGCACCGGCGGCACGCTGTGGCGGACCGAGGGCGTGAAGCTCTTCATGGACGGCACCATCGACAACGGCACCGCCTGGCTGGAGCGCCCCGACTGCCACGGCGAGTCCACCCACGCCTTCTGGCCCGACCCGGCGGAGTACACCCGTGTCATCGGCCGGCTCCACCGGGCCGGGGTGCCCACCGCCACCCACGCCATCGGCGACGCGGCCGTCCGGCACGCCCTCGACTCCGTCGAGAAGGCGCAGGCGGAGGGCGGGCGCGAGGTGCGGCACCGGATCGAACACATCGAGACCGTGCCCGACGACACGCTGCGCCGCTTCGCCGCACTCGGCGTCGCGGCCTCCATGCAGCCCACCCATTGCTGCGACTTCACCCGGGCCGACCACACCGACAACTGGTCGCGCCGCCTCGGCGAGGAACGCGCCTCGCGCGCCTGGCGCTGCCGCGACCTGTGGGACTCCGGCGCCACCGTCGTGCTCGGCTCCGACTGGCCCATCGCCCCCTACCCTCCGCTGGGTGTCATGGCGGGCGCCCGACACCGCCGGCCCGGCCGGGACCTCACCCAGCCGCCGCACGGCCCTCAGCAGGCGCTCACCCCGCTCGAGGCACTCCAGGGAATGACCGTCAACGCGGCCTGGGCCGCGGGCGCGACGCGGGAGGCCGGCCGGCTCGCCGTCGGTCACCGCGCCGACCTCACGGCCTTCGCCGCCGACCCGCTCACCACGGCCGCCACCGACCTGCCGGACGTGCCTGTGCTGCTCACCGTCCTCGACGGCCGTCCCACGCACCGCGACCCGAGCGTGTGA
- a CDS encoding purine-cytosine permease family protein translates to MASTIPDPRPGANATPDAAPRPPGDRAARIEAHGIDHIPDHERHGRPRQLFSVWAAANVNYLSLVIGGALVLMGLSLWQSLAVIVVGNLFWVLTGLLSVSGPAAGAPSEVVTRAMYGIRGNRVNNAIVGWMISVCYFALNLAAAATAAFALVEKTGITADTGVKVTVVVLVAALTLAIGVYGHGMIMKLYLPITLALTAAFAVVAVAVVRHTDFGYTPAEPLTGVDLWAVLVAGVTLVGSGPLSYTTSADFSRYLPRTTSAKAIIGWTALGGFVPSVFVCSLGAFAATAVDMTDPQTGLETILPGWFHPVFLLALIVGTIAINALTAYSAGLALQAVGIRIRRSRSVLVDGVAAVSLTLYGLLVSSFLDTVSNVLQLTVVLLGPAMAVYATDILIRRNRYDGPALMDETTGSPFWYTAGVNPAGAVALGAGVLAAALSVNTLYTGPVARALGGVDLALPVGMTVAACVYALMMRTSDNVLAARGRAV, encoded by the coding sequence ATGGCGTCCACGATTCCCGACCCGCGTCCCGGCGCGAACGCCACACCCGATGCGGCCCCGCGGCCCCCCGGGGACCGGGCGGCACGCATCGAGGCACACGGCATCGACCACATCCCCGACCACGAGCGCCACGGCCGGCCACGGCAGCTCTTCTCCGTCTGGGCGGCGGCGAACGTCAACTACCTGAGCCTGGTCATCGGTGGCGCCCTGGTCCTCATGGGCCTGAGCCTGTGGCAGTCCCTCGCCGTGATCGTCGTGGGCAACCTGTTCTGGGTGCTGACCGGGCTGCTCTCCGTCTCCGGCCCCGCGGCGGGCGCGCCCAGCGAGGTGGTCACACGGGCGATGTACGGGATCCGGGGCAACCGCGTGAACAATGCGATCGTCGGCTGGATGATCTCCGTCTGCTACTTCGCCCTCAACCTGGCCGCCGCCGCGACCGCCGCCTTCGCCCTCGTGGAGAAGACCGGGATCACGGCCGACACCGGTGTCAAGGTCACCGTCGTGGTGCTCGTCGCCGCCCTCACCCTGGCCATCGGCGTCTACGGCCACGGCATGATCATGAAGCTGTACCTCCCGATCACGCTGGCACTCACCGCCGCCTTCGCCGTCGTCGCCGTGGCCGTCGTCCGGCACACCGATTTCGGCTACACGCCGGCCGAGCCGCTGACCGGCGTCGACCTGTGGGCGGTGCTCGTCGCCGGCGTGACCCTCGTCGGCTCCGGCCCGCTGTCCTACACCACCAGCGCCGACTTCTCCCGCTACCTGCCCCGCACGACATCGGCGAAGGCGATCATCGGCTGGACCGCTCTGGGCGGCTTCGTGCCGAGCGTCTTCGTCTGCTCACTCGGCGCCTTCGCGGCGACCGCTGTCGACATGACCGACCCTCAGACCGGACTCGAGACGATCCTTCCCGGCTGGTTCCACCCGGTCTTCCTGCTCGCCCTGATCGTCGGCACGATCGCCATCAACGCCCTGACCGCATACAGCGCCGGCCTCGCCCTCCAGGCCGTCGGCATCCGCATCCGCCGCTCCCGCAGCGTGCTCGTCGACGGCGTCGCCGCCGTCTCGCTCACGCTGTACGGGCTCCTCGTCTCCAGCTTCCTCGACACCGTCAGCAACGTCCTCCAGCTGACCGTCGTCCTCCTCGGTCCCGCCATGGCCGTCTACGCCACCGACATCCTGATACGCCGCAACCGCTACGACGGGCCCGCACTCATGGACGAGACCACCGGCAGCCCCTTCTGGTACACCGCCGGCGTCAACCCGGCGGGCGCCGTCGCCCTCGGGGCCGGCGTCCTCGCGGCGGCTCTGAGCGTGAACACGCTCTACACCGGGCCCGTGGCGCGGGCCCTGGGCGGAGTGGACCTCGCCCTGCCGGTCGGCATGACCGTCGCCGCGTGTGTCTACGCGCTCATGATGCGCACCTCCGACAACGTGCTCGCGGCGCGGGGCAGGGCCGTCTGA
- a CDS encoding universal stress protein — MTGHVTVGLDNSPESLAAAHWAAREAVLRGADLLLVHVEEWPLPAAVAMPTVTRDDHRDWADGLLADAVDEVRRAHPGLRISGRRMSGRPAGALAVEAADAELLVLGSRGLGTVMGALMGSVGLATVAATTTPVVVVRADGSEHGHGPDTEVVVGVDLHRPTGPVLAFAFEEAARRRCVLRAVHGWKVPLVFAHSGEARAEAGREAAKALGEALLPWRQEHPSVAVVERPVMGAGARALIDEAADAGLVVVGRHIRRAPLVPHIGHVAHAAMHHCGAPVAVVAHE, encoded by the coding sequence ATGACCGGGCACGTGACCGTCGGTCTGGACAACTCGCCCGAGAGTCTCGCGGCGGCGCACTGGGCGGCCCGGGAGGCCGTGCTTCGCGGCGCGGACCTGCTTCTGGTCCACGTGGAGGAGTGGCCGCTGCCGGCGGCCGTGGCCATGCCGACGGTGACCCGTGACGACCACCGCGACTGGGCGGACGGGCTGCTGGCGGACGCGGTGGACGAGGTGCGGCGCGCCCACCCCGGGCTCCGGATCTCCGGACGCCGCATGTCGGGGCGTCCCGCCGGCGCGCTGGCCGTCGAGGCCGCCGACGCTGAACTGCTGGTACTCGGCTCACGGGGCCTGGGGACCGTGATGGGCGCTCTCATGGGCTCGGTGGGTCTGGCGACCGTCGCCGCCACGACGACACCGGTCGTCGTCGTACGGGCCGACGGCAGCGAGCACGGGCACGGCCCGGACACGGAGGTCGTCGTCGGGGTGGACCTCCACCGGCCCACCGGCCCGGTCCTCGCCTTCGCGTTCGAGGAGGCGGCCCGGCGTCGATGCGTTCTGCGTGCCGTGCACGGCTGGAAGGTGCCTCTGGTGTTCGCCCACTCCGGCGAGGCCCGGGCAGAGGCCGGCCGCGAGGCGGCGAAGGCCCTCGGCGAGGCACTGCTGCCCTGGCGGCAGGAGCACCCGTCGGTGGCGGTGGTGGAACGGCCCGTGATGGGCGCCGGTGCGCGAGCGCTCATCGACGAGGCCGCCGACGCGGGCCTGGTGGTGGTCGGCCGGCACATCCGCCGCGCGCCCCTGGTCCCGCACATCGGCCACGTCGCGCACGCCGCGATGCACCACTGCGGGGCGCCGGTCGCGGTGGTCGCGCACGAGTGA
- a CDS encoding TetR/AcrR family transcriptional regulator, with product MSSSAQHKRIRKSPAARRAEIVAAASMVALTEGLECITLRRIAEELDVRPGLISHYFPAVEDLVAEAYGSAAGSELDGLLPADRAGATPTQHLARFFGRATGPGFDDISRLWLNARHLSRYRPALRDRVAVQEAAWRDRLGGLIRDGVEQGEFRTDEPEVTAIQILVVIDGLGVHANSAAGGNGGRPPAVLRMAVTTAERELGLPAGTLTASATAN from the coding sequence ATGTCGTCAAGCGCTCAACACAAGCGAATCCGCAAGTCTCCGGCCGCCAGACGTGCGGAAATCGTTGCGGCGGCCTCGATGGTCGCTCTGACCGAAGGGCTGGAGTGCATCACGCTCCGGCGGATCGCGGAGGAGCTCGACGTCCGCCCGGGACTGATCAGTCACTACTTCCCCGCGGTGGAGGACCTGGTGGCCGAGGCCTACGGCAGCGCCGCCGGTTCCGAACTCGACGGCCTCCTGCCGGCCGACCGGGCCGGCGCCACGCCGACCCAGCACCTGGCGCGGTTCTTCGGCCGGGCGACAGGACCGGGGTTCGACGACATCAGCCGGCTCTGGCTCAACGCCCGGCACCTCAGCCGCTACCGGCCCGCCCTGCGCGACCGTGTCGCGGTGCAGGAGGCCGCTTGGCGCGACCGGCTCGGCGGCCTCATCCGTGACGGGGTGGAGCAGGGCGAGTTCCGCACCGACGAGCCAGAAGTGACGGCCATTCAGATCCTCGTCGTCATCGACGGCCTCGGCGTCCACGCCAACAGCGCCGCCGGGGGCAACGGCGGCCGTCCACCTGCCGTCCTGCGCATGGCCGTCACCACCGCCGAACGCGAACTCGGCCTGCCCGCCGGAACGTTGACCGCTTCCGCCACCGCGAACTGA
- the rpmF gene encoding 50S ribosomal protein L32, whose protein sequence is MAVPKRKMSRSNTRHRRAQWKATTPQLVPITVDGASYLVPQRLAKAYERGLLRPEG, encoded by the coding sequence ATGGCTGTCCCGAAGCGGAAGATGTCCCGCAGCAACACCCGCCACCGCCGCGCGCAGTGGAAGGCGACCACGCCCCAACTGGTGCCGATCACGGTGGACGGCGCGTCGTATCTCGTACCTCAGCGGCTGGCCAAGGCGTACGAGCGTGGCCTGCTGCGGCCCGAGGGCTGA
- a CDS encoding S66 family peptidase — protein sequence MTAPLHPAKPRPGDPIAVLSPSSGLPGLFPLPYELGLRRLQDDFGLKPVEYPTTRKMGATPEERAADIHAAFADPDIKAVIASIGGDDQITVLPHLDEDLLRANPKPFFGYSDNTNLLLFLRNLGIVGYHGGSVMAELGRPGAMHPLTADSLRAALFTSGEYELAAASAYSEVDRPWDDPRTFATEPETEPSEGWFWHNGDQVVEGAGWGGNLEILGWLLMADRVVRPVDSYAGNVLFLETSEEMPRAQDVFWILRSMGERGLLRQFPALLMGRAKSWYFESPLEPEARARYRRQQREVVLRALDRYAPDTMAVFDVDLGHTDPQLVVPVGGRIRVDGPARRIHVTY from the coding sequence ATGACGGCTCCCCTTCACCCCGCCAAGCCCCGCCCCGGAGATCCGATCGCGGTGTTGTCCCCTTCCTCCGGTCTGCCCGGACTCTTCCCGCTGCCCTACGAGTTGGGACTGCGCAGGCTCCAGGACGACTTCGGGCTGAAGCCGGTGGAGTACCCGACGACCCGGAAGATGGGCGCGACGCCCGAGGAGAGGGCCGCCGACATCCACGCGGCCTTCGCGGACCCCGACATCAAGGCGGTCATCGCGAGCATCGGAGGCGACGACCAGATCACCGTCCTCCCCCACCTCGACGAAGATCTCCTCCGCGCCAACCCGAAGCCCTTCTTCGGCTACAGCGACAACACCAACCTGCTGCTGTTCCTGCGGAACCTGGGCATCGTCGGTTACCACGGCGGTTCGGTGATGGCCGAGCTGGGACGGCCCGGCGCGATGCACCCGCTGACGGCGGACTCGCTCCGGGCGGCGCTGTTCACGTCGGGCGAGTACGAACTCGCTGCCGCGAGCGCGTACAGCGAAGTCGACCGGCCCTGGGACGACCCGCGCACCTTCGCCACCGAACCCGAGACGGAGCCGTCCGAAGGCTGGTTCTGGCACAACGGCGACCAGGTGGTCGAAGGAGCCGGATGGGGCGGCAATCTGGAGATCCTGGGCTGGCTGCTGATGGCCGACCGCGTGGTGCGGCCGGTCGACTCCTACGCCGGCAACGTGCTCTTCCTCGAGACCTCGGAGGAGATGCCGCGCGCCCAGGACGTCTTCTGGATCCTGCGGAGCATGGGCGAGCGAGGACTGCTGCGGCAGTTCCCCGCGCTGCTGATGGGCAGGGCGAAGAGCTGGTACTTCGAGAGCCCGCTCGAACCGGAGGCCAGGGCCCGCTACCGCCGGCAGCAGCGCGAGGTCGTCCTACGGGCCCTCGACCGGTACGCCCCCGACACCATGGCGGTGTTCGACGTCGATCTCGGCCACACCGACCCGCAACTCGTCGTCCCCGTCGGAGGACGGATCCGGGTGGACGGCCCGGCGCGCCGCATCCACGTCACCTACTGA
- a CDS encoding nucleotide triphosphate diphosphatase NUDT15: MDDDNRAAERPERAFPTPSSLTGVGVVVLDEGGRRVLLGLAHDGRWELPGGKVDPGEGFEQAAARELAEETGLRVEPAAVRIGAVLVDGERGLTRVTAAALVTRPAGAPRVREPDKIVRWEWFPPEAVPESLFAPSAAVLRSWRMGPAAEADDRFRRYPLLVEPGDGSSTGVP; this comes from the coding sequence GTGGACGACGACAACCGGGCCGCCGAACGTCCTGAGCGGGCGTTCCCCACCCCCAGCAGCCTGACCGGGGTCGGTGTCGTCGTCCTGGACGAGGGCGGACGGCGGGTACTGCTCGGACTCGCTCACGACGGACGATGGGAGCTGCCCGGCGGCAAGGTCGACCCCGGCGAGGGGTTCGAGCAGGCCGCGGCACGGGAGTTGGCGGAGGAGACGGGTCTGCGGGTGGAGCCTGCGGCCGTACGGATCGGGGCGGTGCTGGTGGACGGGGAGCGAGGACTCACGCGAGTGACGGCCGCCGCGCTCGTCACGCGGCCGGCCGGCGCGCCGCGGGTGCGGGAGCCGGACAAGATCGTGCGGTGGGAGTGGTTCCCGCCGGAGGCCGTGCCGGAGTCGCTGTTCGCGCCGTCCGCCGCAGTGCTGCGCAGTTGGCGGATGGGACCGGCTGCCGAGGCCGACGACCGGTTCCGCCGCTATCCCCTCCTCGTCGAGCCAGGAGACGGCTCCTCCACGGGCGTGCCGTAG
- a CDS encoding ribonuclease H family protein — translation MVERIIAACDGASKGNPGPAAWAWVVAGTDGQVATWEAGPLGRATNNVAELTALRELLQATDPVVPLEVRMDSQYAMKAVTTWLPGWRRKGWKTAAGTPVANRDLVVAIDTLLTGRDVTFVYTPAHQVDGDVLNAAADAAASHTARSQEPAGSAAGSVLPPPEPVSRPATAGRGRRPADRRSQASGTSRGSVAAKFPGRCRCGRPYAKGETIAKNTDGWGHPACATDGG, via the coding sequence ATGGTGGAACGGATCATCGCCGCGTGTGACGGGGCGTCGAAGGGTAATCCCGGGCCGGCGGCCTGGGCATGGGTCGTAGCCGGTACGGACGGGCAGGTGGCGACCTGGGAGGCGGGCCCGCTGGGCAGGGCGACGAACAACGTGGCAGAGCTGACCGCGCTGCGCGAACTGCTCCAGGCGACCGACCCGGTCGTTCCGCTCGAGGTGCGCATGGACTCGCAGTACGCGATGAAGGCGGTCACGACCTGGCTGCCGGGCTGGCGCCGCAAGGGCTGGAAGACGGCCGCCGGCACACCGGTGGCCAACCGGGACCTGGTGGTCGCCATAGACACACTGCTGACCGGCCGGGACGTCACCTTCGTGTACACCCCGGCACATCAGGTCGACGGAGACGTGCTGAACGCGGCCGCCGACGCCGCCGCCAGCCACACCGCGCGCTCGCAGGAGCCCGCCGGCTCGGCCGCGGGCTCCGTCCTGCCGCCGCCCGAGCCCGTGTCACGGCCCGCGACGGCGGGGCGCGGCCGGCGGCCCGCGGACCGGCGCTCCCAGGCTTCGGGCACCTCCCGAGGTTCGGTCGCGGCGAAGTTCCCCGGCCGGTGCCGCTGTGGTCGCCCCTACGCCAAGGGCGAGACGATCGCGAAGAACACCGACGGCTGGGGCCACCCGGCCTGCGCCACGGACGGTGGCTGA
- a CDS encoding SMI1/KNR4 family protein, with protein sequence MERLPERPPLTEVELTMAENELGVSFPAAYRALLMEANPAKRVLGPCRKERGWDWDSDRSTPAELLTLPFPHPDSYVGADAELAAREPRPEDFTDEQAHADAWQAWDWECEDFEDRRTAGAVVLQEHGCGFCTLLAVTGPLAGTVWWDGRATCDLIVPLSLDHAGGARPVTFGEWLRHDSWDLLPPGWGRSPRSPSA encoded by the coding sequence ATGGAGCGCCTGCCCGAACGCCCGCCGTTGACCGAGGTCGAGCTGACCATGGCCGAGAACGAGCTCGGCGTCTCGTTCCCAGCTGCGTACCGCGCGCTTCTGATGGAGGCGAACCCCGCCAAGCGGGTTCTGGGGCCCTGTCGGAAGGAGCGGGGCTGGGACTGGGACTCCGACCGTTCGACGCCGGCGGAGCTGCTGACCCTGCCCTTCCCGCACCCCGACTCGTACGTGGGAGCCGACGCCGAGTTGGCCGCGCGCGAGCCTCGGCCGGAGGACTTCACCGACGAACAGGCGCACGCGGACGCCTGGCAGGCATGGGACTGGGAGTGTGAGGACTTCGAGGACCGCAGGACCGCCGGAGCCGTGGTCCTGCAGGAGCACGGCTGCGGCTTCTGTACGCTGCTGGCGGTCACCGGGCCCCTCGCCGGCACGGTGTGGTGGGACGGCAGAGCCACCTGCGACCTGATCGTCCCGCTGTCCCTCGACCATGCGGGCGGCGCCCGTCCGGTGACCTTCGGCGAGTGGCTTCGCCACGATTCCTGGGACCTGCTGCCGCCGGGCTGGGGCCGCTCCCCCCGGTCTCCTTCCGCCTGA
- a CDS encoding M23 family metallopeptidase, whose product MVKRTRTVLRKAAAVASAVLAVPAVALAAAPPAAAVDYYYELPYPAGESYRVTQGPEGTFSHTGPYNEYAWDFGLPENYEVSAAQAGTVLVSDWSPYWQNGIEVIIRHSNGRCTHYAHLNRAIYNTGDWVPQGRIIGWSGNTGASTAPHLHFQVIDCNTRVGIPATLQGWTPNTGSWPVSVNTRA is encoded by the coding sequence ATGGTGAAGAGAACGAGAACGGTGCTGCGCAAGGCGGCCGCGGTGGCGAGCGCGGTACTCGCCGTCCCGGCCGTCGCACTGGCGGCGGCGCCACCCGCCGCCGCGGTCGACTACTACTACGAACTGCCGTACCCGGCAGGCGAGTCGTACAGGGTGACCCAGGGTCCGGAAGGTACGTTCTCGCACACCGGCCCGTACAACGAGTACGCCTGGGACTTCGGACTCCCCGAGAACTACGAGGTGTCGGCGGCGCAGGCGGGCACCGTGCTGGTATCGGACTGGTCGCCGTACTGGCAGAACGGCATCGAGGTGATCATCCGACACTCGAACGGCCGCTGCACCCACTACGCCCACCTGAACCGCGCGATCTACAACACCGGTGACTGGGTGCCTCAGGGCCGCATCATCGGCTGGTCCGGGAACACCGGCGCCTCCACGGCACCGCACCTGCACTTCCAGGTGATCGACTGCAACACCCGCGTGGGCATCCCCGCCACGCTTCAGGGCTGGACGCCGAACACCGGCTCCTGGCCGGTCAGCGTGAACACCCGCGCCTGA
- a CDS encoding phosphatase domain-containing protein, which translates to MPVVHVMTGLPASGKTTAARTLQAESAGRIRRVNLDDLRVMLDIPAAAQGRSHAHEQTVLAIQDAAVRAAVEDGFDVVVDNTHLTPHIPKRLKSAVAGQAEFKVHDFTGVPVDECVRRDAERERQVGEEIIRILADKHAKARRSGWRLTEDWLNDEPPVEPYVADPALPAAVMCDIDGTLAIRGDRSPYDFTRCGEDLLNVSVRSALWSFRRADGDVIVLLSGRGEEHRERTEAWLRRHEVPYDELWMRAADDGRRDDVVKAELFDRHVRHRFAVRVSLDDRDRVVAVWRRMGLPTWQVNYGNF; encoded by the coding sequence GTGCCCGTGGTACACGTGATGACGGGGCTGCCCGCCTCGGGGAAGACCACCGCGGCCCGCACGCTTCAGGCGGAGTCGGCGGGCCGGATCCGGCGGGTGAACCTGGACGACCTGCGGGTCATGCTCGACATCCCGGCGGCCGCGCAGGGCCGTTCGCACGCGCACGAGCAGACCGTGCTGGCGATCCAGGACGCCGCGGTGCGGGCGGCCGTCGAGGACGGGTTCGACGTCGTCGTGGACAACACGCACCTGACTCCGCACATCCCCAAGCGGCTGAAGTCGGCGGTGGCCGGCCAGGCCGAGTTCAAGGTGCACGACTTCACCGGCGTACCGGTCGACGAGTGCGTACGGCGGGACGCCGAACGGGAGCGGCAGGTCGGCGAGGAGATCATCCGGATTCTCGCGGACAAGCACGCCAAGGCCAGGAGGAGCGGCTGGCGGCTCACCGAGGACTGGCTGAACGACGAGCCCCCGGTCGAACCGTACGTCGCCGACCCGGCGCTGCCTGCGGCGGTGATGTGCGACATCGACGGCACACTCGCCATCAGGGGCGACCGCAGCCCCTACGACTTCACCCGCTGCGGGGAGGATCTGCTCAACGTGTCGGTGCGGAGCGCGCTGTGGTCGTTCCGGCGGGCGGACGGGGATGTGATCGTCCTGCTCTCCGGGCGCGGTGAGGAACACCGGGAGCGGACGGAGGCGTGGCTACGCCGCCACGAAGTTCCTTACGACGAACTGTGGATGCGCGCGGCCGACGACGGCCGGCGTGACGACGTCGTGAAGGCGGAGCTCTTCGACCGCCATGTCCGCCACCGCTTCGCCGTACGCGTCTCCCTCGACGACCGCGACCGGGTCGTCGCCGTCTGGCGCCGCATGGGCCTGCCCACATGGCAGGTCAACTACGGCAACTTCTAG
- a CDS encoding T4 RnlA family RNA ligase, which yields MTITVHEREDHMSQAYATLHELLPPDELAAALAAGHVTRKRHPELPLSLYTYTRTCQYERVWNRVTMRCRGLVVDDATGEIVALPLPKFFNVGEHRAGQPYAPALPDEPFEVYDKVDGSLAVVFHYAGRWRVASKGSFISTQAVWAQRLLDDSDTSALTPGVTYLAEILYPQNRIVVDYGDRRDLVLLAAFAKDGAEIALAEAGADWRGIGSVVTVWPAMPLAELLALAEGNRLPGGRTATGTDAEGFVLRFASGVRAKAKLSEYVRLHKVLTGVTERDIWRSHGIQRFAGLPVKRVAQALGCEVADLAASEGKPLDALLEQVPDEFDAWVREVITRIDKDVADRERAIDEAYRSLAPLAADRGAFARAVKSLPDSTVRSAMFLRLDGRPTELLTYRSVRPATADPFQTDEEN from the coding sequence GTGACAATCACGGTTCACGAACGGGAGGACCACATGAGCCAGGCGTACGCGACCCTCCACGAGCTGCTGCCGCCCGACGAGTTGGCGGCGGCTCTCGCGGCAGGGCACGTCACCCGCAAGCGCCACCCCGAACTGCCGCTGTCCCTCTACACGTACACGAGGACGTGTCAGTACGAGCGCGTGTGGAACCGGGTCACCATGCGCTGCCGCGGCCTGGTCGTCGATGACGCCACCGGCGAGATCGTCGCCCTTCCGCTGCCGAAGTTCTTCAACGTCGGCGAGCACCGGGCGGGTCAGCCGTACGCGCCCGCCCTCCCGGACGAGCCGTTCGAGGTCTACGACAAGGTCGACGGCAGCCTCGCGGTGGTGTTCCACTACGCCGGCCGGTGGCGTGTGGCGTCCAAGGGCTCCTTCATCAGCACCCAGGCGGTGTGGGCCCAGCGGCTGCTGGACGACAGTGACACCTCCGCGCTGACACCCGGGGTGACCTACCTCGCCGAGATCCTCTACCCGCAGAACCGCATCGTCGTCGACTACGGCGACCGCCGGGACCTGGTGCTCCTCGCCGCCTTCGCCAAGGACGGCGCGGAGATCGCTCTGGCCGAGGCCGGGGCGGACTGGCGGGGCATCGGCTCGGTCGTCACCGTCTGGCCCGCCATGCCGCTGGCCGAACTGCTCGCCCTTGCCGAGGGCAACCGGCTGCCCGGCGGCCGGACCGCCACGGGCACCGACGCGGAGGGCTTCGTCCTGCGCTTCGCCTCCGGCGTGCGGGCGAAGGCCAAACTGTCCGAGTACGTACGGCTCCACAAGGTGCTCACCGGCGTCACCGAGCGGGACATCTGGCGGAGCCACGGCATCCAGCGTTTCGCCGGCCTGCCCGTCAAGCGGGTGGCGCAGGCGCTGGGTTGTGAAGTGGCGGACCTCGCGGCGTCCGAAGGGAAGCCGCTCGACGCGCTGCTGGAGCAGGTGCCCGACGAGTTCGACGCGTGGGTGCGCGAGGTGATCACCCGGATCGACAAGGACGTGGCCGACCGAGAGCGCGCGATCGACGAGGCGTACCGTTCCCTCGCCCCGCTCGCCGCCGACCGGGGCGCCTTCGCCCGCGCGGTGAAGTCGCTGCCCGACTCCACCGTCCGTTCCGCCATGTTCCTGCGGCTGGACGGGCGTCCGACCGAACTCCTGACGTACCGTTCCGTCCGGCCCGCGACGGCCGACCCGTTCCAGACCGACGAGGAGAACTGA